Proteins from a genomic interval of Paenibacillus sp. FSL H8-0048:
- the rsmB gene encoding 16S rRNA (cytosine(967)-C(5))-methyltransferase RsmB: protein MSAGGKGGGGQRPHPSGNQPAASGRKPAAGRTGGAGRNRQGGKPAAPASAREVALDILVRVEQQGAYSNLLLGSSLQKEGLSREDTGLATELVYGTLSRMITLDYVLSSFVSKGIAKLEPWVRSLLRLSLYQIMYLDRVPSHAAVNEAVNISKRRGHQGISGMVNGVLRSVLRAGDLPVLPAGLSREERISILHSHPLWMVKRWSAEYGPDTAEAMCAANNEPPAVSVRVNTTMISREAMLAELLEAGLDAAESKVSPAGLVIRGGGNLALTSWYRDGYLSVQDESSMLVAEVVAPEAGMKVLDCCAAPGGKSAHMGELMKDEGSILANDLHEHKAKLIAEQAVRLGLECITTASGDALELGVALQPESYDRILLDAPCSGLGVIRRKPDLKWRKQPEDIASVAALQLELLQSVSGLLKPGGVLVYSTCTTEQAENSRVIAAFLERNPGFAPVSFKSAVWERLEGTALAAGDGMQLLPHHYGSDGFYIARLERLL, encoded by the coding sequence TTGAGCGCGGGCGGCAAGGGAGGCGGCGGACAACGTCCGCATCCTTCCGGCAACCAGCCAGCGGCCTCCGGCCGGAAGCCTGCCGCAGGCAGAACCGGCGGAGCGGGCCGGAACCGGCAGGGCGGCAAGCCCGCTGCGCCGGCTTCTGCACGTGAGGTTGCTCTTGATATTCTGGTGCGTGTAGAGCAGCAGGGCGCTTACAGCAACCTGCTGCTGGGAAGCAGTCTGCAGAAAGAGGGCCTCAGCCGTGAGGATACGGGACTTGCTACAGAACTTGTGTACGGAACCCTCTCGCGTATGATTACCCTCGATTATGTCCTCAGCAGCTTCGTCAGCAAAGGGATAGCCAAGCTGGAGCCTTGGGTAAGGAGTCTGCTGCGGTTAAGCCTGTACCAGATCATGTATCTGGACCGGGTGCCTTCGCATGCAGCCGTTAACGAGGCTGTGAATATCTCCAAGAGACGCGGCCATCAGGGCATCTCGGGTATGGTCAACGGCGTGCTGCGCAGTGTGCTGCGGGCCGGAGATCTGCCGGTATTGCCTGCGGGGCTGAGCCGGGAAGAGCGGATCTCCATCCTGCACTCCCATCCCCTATGGATGGTGAAGCGCTGGTCAGCGGAATATGGCCCGGATACAGCTGAAGCCATGTGTGCGGCGAACAATGAGCCGCCAGCAGTCAGTGTCCGTGTCAATACAACGATGATTAGCCGGGAGGCCATGCTGGCAGAACTGCTTGAAGCCGGTCTGGATGCCGCAGAATCGAAGGTGAGCCCTGCGGGGCTGGTTATCCGTGGCGGCGGCAATCTGGCACTGACCTCCTGGTACCGGGACGGCTATCTGTCTGTTCAGGATGAGAGCTCGATGCTGGTAGCCGAGGTTGTCGCTCCCGAAGCCGGAATGAAGGTGCTGGACTGCTGCGCTGCCCCCGGCGGTAAGAGCGCCCATATGGGTGAACTGATGAAGGACGAGGGCTCAATACTGGCCAATGACCTGCATGAGCATAAGGCTAAGCTCATTGCCGAGCAGGCAGTACGCCTAGGCTTGGAGTGCATCACCACTGCTAGCGGGGATGCACTGGAGCTGGGTGTTGCCCTCCAGCCGGAATCCTATGACCGGATTCTGCTGGACGCTCCTTGCTCGGGGCTTGGGGTCATCCGCCGCAAGCCTGATTTGAAATGGCGCAAGCAGCCGGAGGATATTGCAAGCGTAGCTGCGCTGCAGCTTGAGCTGCTGCAATCGGTCTCCGGGCTGCTGAAGCCGGGAGGCGTGCTGGTCTACAGTACGTGTACTACCGAGCAGGCGGAGAACAGCCGGGTTATTGCTGCTTTTCTTGAGCGCAATCCCGGCTTTGCTCCGGTAAGCTTCAAGTCAGCCGTCTGGGAACGGCTGGAAGGAACCGCACTTGCTGCC
- the fmt gene encoding methionyl-tRNA formyltransferase, which translates to MRIVFMGTPAFAVPSLRMLLEEGYEVVAVVSQPDRPQGRKKTLVPSPVKAAALELGLPVLQPERLRRPESVAELAAYEPDLIVTAAYGQILPKSVLELPANGCVNVHGSLLPKYRGGAPIQRCIMNGEKVTGVTLMYMAEGLDTGDMISRVEVAIEDDDTSGTLFEKLSVAGRELLKAEMPRLAAGRVEAAVQDDSEATYAPNLSREDERIDWGRGSLELYNQIRGLVPFSGAFTLWNGETFKAWAAVKPQAEGQPGGSVAPGTVLSVSERGIEVKTGDGAILLTTVQPAGKKAMSAADFSRGATLAPGTVLG; encoded by the coding sequence GGCCGTGGTGAGTCAGCCGGACCGGCCGCAAGGCCGCAAGAAGACGCTGGTGCCATCCCCGGTGAAGGCGGCTGCACTCGAGCTGGGCTTGCCGGTCCTTCAGCCTGAACGGCTGCGCCGTCCTGAATCGGTGGCTGAACTGGCTGCCTATGAGCCGGATCTGATTGTTACCGCCGCATATGGACAGATTCTACCCAAGAGCGTTCTTGAGCTGCCGGCGAACGGATGTGTGAATGTTCATGGCTCGCTTTTGCCCAAGTACCGGGGCGGTGCTCCGATACAGCGCTGTATCATGAACGGCGAGAAGGTGACTGGTGTGACACTGATGTATATGGCGGAAGGACTGGACACCGGAGATATGATCTCACGGGTGGAGGTAGCGATAGAGGATGACGATACCTCAGGCACGCTGTTTGAGAAGCTCAGCGTTGCCGGACGGGAGCTCCTCAAGGCAGAGATGCCGCGACTGGCAGCCGGCCGTGTGGAAGCTGCCGTGCAGGATGACAGTGAAGCAACCTATGCGCCGAATCTAAGCCGGGAAGATGAACGGATCGACTGGGGCCGGGGCTCGCTGGAGCTATACAACCAGATCCGCGGTCTGGTGCCGTTCTCGGGTGCGTTCACCCTGTGGAACGGCGAGACCTTCAAGGCATGGGCTGCGGTGAAGCCGCAGGCGGAGGGACAACCGGGCGGCAGTGTGGCTCCGGGCACCGTGCTGTCCGTGAGCGAACGCGGCATTGAGGTGAAGACCGGCGACGGGGCCATCCTTCTTACAACCGTTCAGCCTGCCGGTAAAAAGGCCATGAGCGCAGCCGACTTCAGCCGTGGTGCAACTCTTGCACCCGGCACGGTGCTCGGTTGA